GATGATTCATTTAGCATAGATCAGTTTTTTCTTCCTTACAAAATTGGACCACCTTTTTTCTGGCCTTGTGCTATAACTAATTGCAAAAGAGGGGTTGTCAGCCGCATCAAAATTACGTTCTGGGAGGACCTTTTTTTATGTCCAAAATCTGCTCAGCGACTGTTAGACAATTGATGAATGTTGGTGTGGACCAGAAAACTGACCCATACCTAAATGTTGGACCAACCTTGACCTTTGAGGTTGCAAGAGATTAGGGACACTACATTTTTCATGGAGCCCATAAAGTTCATATCTTCGTcattacaaaaacaaattatCTTGCTTCAGTGCACTATGTTTGATGTTTATGTATTTCAGGAATCCCTGCTCTAAGTGATTGTATTTCTCGCTATCCGTTTCAATTCAAAGAAACCTATGGGACAAACACCATGACTCCTTTTTTCACTAGATCCTTTTCATCAAAAGCTTCAGAGCGACCAAGACAAACAGGATCAAATAAGCAATCAGGACAAACTGGATCAGAGGTTTGAGTTTGAACTTATAAAATGTTTGAGCTTCAACTTATTCTATCTGCATTCTGATGATGGACTAGGTGAACTACTTGCAAATAGCTTTTCATTTGTATGTACAGTCGTACATCACTACAATGTATTTGCTTTATCCAATTCATTAGTGAATTTTTGAACAACTGTAAAAGAAACGGAATTTTACTTATTTCAATCATTTACTAATACTCCCTAATGTTatgtactcgggctttgcctatttacttggatcaataaaatttcttttacctatcaaaaaaaaaaatttactaataCTCCCTAATGGCACCCAAAATAAGAATTGGGTTTTGATAGGTAGAGGATATCATGAACCATCTTGTTATCATACGATGAACATAGAACCAATTCATCCTATTGCCTTTCAAGGAATTCAGAAAGTCTGGTTTGGCAAATATGAAGTGAAAAAGTCTGGGTATTCTGAATGGGCCTGACCTAGTGAAGCAGCCTACTGCTTTATATGTTGGATGGTTGTAATTTAGCCATGTCCTTGCAATATACCATCTTGATTGGATCTCTTCTTCCCCTGACAGTCTAAAAAAGAGATATCAACTGTGGAGGATCCCTTTGATGCTCCCACATATAATATCCCACAGAAGCCAGTGACATTTGTAGAGGGGGCTTCCTACACTGCTATCATTCTTGCAGGGCTTGGAGTTGCAGCAGCAGCTGGATATGCTGTTTTCAAAGAGCTTATCTTTCAACCCAAAGAGTAAGGACTTAAACTTTTTAGTCAAAATTAGGTTATTTGGTTAGTTAGAGTTTTTATATTTGAAGTCTTCATTCTTCCTCATCTTCACTCTTATTTGAAAACATTGTCTATTTTAGGTACAAGGTCTTTAACAAGGCTTTGAAAAGGATTCAGGATGACAGCCAGGTTAGTGACTTGGAAGTCTcaacccaaaaaaatataaaagtactAAGCCATGAGTTTATGTGGTTCACAAGAAATGTAAATTCCACTTTCTGTGTTGTGTGGAATTGAAGAGAAAGTGATTGCTGGAAATGTTCCATTAGGACAATGATACCATTAGTTTCACACTTCACTCATTTTTCTGTCCATGGATGAGTGGGAGTTACTAGTGTTTTGTGTTGTGGTTGGCACAAATCAAATTTTCTTTATATCAGGTTAGGGTGAGGATTGGATCCCCAATTACTGGCTATGGTCAAGAAAGTAGAAATCGTGCTGCTCGCCAACGCATTCCGAACAAGATATGGATTGATGAAGATGGTGTGGAGCATGTAGAGGTAATTCCACACTAGCATGATACTTTCGTTTGTTATCCATAAGCAACTTCCACTAAAGCATACGCATTCCAATTTTATTGAGATCAGTTATTTTACAATATTTCCATCAAGCATTATACATAAGTAAAATATCCATGAAATTCTACATTTTGAATCATTTTGGTATATTTTTCTCTATTCGGATTTTGTTATTATTCTAGATATGAATTGTGGATTAGCAACTGTAGCTGTTGTGTGCAATGTATATCTAAACTTATGCCTGACCAATTTAATGCAGGTTAATTTTTATATACGCGGACCTCATGGAGCGGGGAAAGTATACTGTGAGATGTTCAAGGACCAAGCAGACAAGCAGTGGAAGTATACatatttgattgttgagatCAAATCACCAAGCCCTTCACAAATGATTCTAGAGTCCTATATGCCGGCATATAACGTGGACAACAAGTAGTCAGATTGTGACGATTTCTTTCTGTACCCAATAACATGGAGAAGATACCAACCTAGTCCTGTTGATAGCCATCCTTCTCattcttaattttcctttctacTCTTTGGAAAGGGTTGAGTTTGATTTTGAAGTCCAAATTTTGATTATGACAAGAAGTCCACCATTTACTGAGAGAGCATTTATTTCATCAGATTTACTTGGAGTGGTTCATATATTGTGTTCCATATGTATCAACTATCAAGTGGGGTAAGATTACTGTTTGAGTCTTATCCAAATATGATAATAACCTCGGGCAGACCAAGGTTGTCGGAAGGAAAAGCATCAATCAAAGTAAAACCATTTCTTTTGATACGAattctgatttatttttttccttgttgcTATTTTGAGATTGAGTTCAATTACCTTTCATGCTAAGTAGACTCAGTCCAATCATGCCAAATCTTGGACAAATTTTCTTTGTTACCAAACTTGGGTAGGTAGATGGCATTGTTTTGCTTGcatgtaataatatatatatatatatatatatatatatattacttatcaaaaatatatatatatatatatatatgagaaatgataattacagTTATGAGTGTGTaagttttgtttaataatttaaaaaaataaataaatacgggatttatatgaaaaagttaattttttaatattagatcttatttttttttaaagagactgTATGGCATTTGGGTATCCCATGTTTATATGTAGCAtacgacatatatatatatatatatagagttgaTTAAACTTGGTCCTAGGAGCTAGATGACTGTCCAAATTTAGCAACTGATTAAACTAAGTTAATCTGAAGAAAGAAACCCATTGCATCTCAGTTTCCATACTAATTAAATCCTAAAACCCAGTACAGCTTGGCATCTAGTGCATGAAATTTTGGATGATTTctacattaataaaaaaacagatAGAAAGTGCATGCACGTTACAAAAGTACCACAAGTTAACACACTTTGCTTATCCTTTTTAGCAGAGGCTTGATTCCGTCTATTAAGGCGGGTGACTGCACCCGTCCGTCTTATCACGTGACGTAAATCCAACTTTTTCCAGAACTACAACCATCATCACAATCCGACGCCCACCATCGCACCGAACATGGTTTCCTCGATCCTGACCgtaaatatttgtaattttcttcTCCGTCGAGtaacaataataaatagaattattaattaaaaataaatggcTCTTCCATGGCATCTACTCGGTGGGGGTGGGGGTGCCAAATGACGCGTTTAGAAGTAAAGAACGTGCTCACGCACAAGTCACAAGTGTCATAACTTTGTGTCCAAGCCCACTCTCGTAAAACGCACGCACCCCTGTTATTGGCTGGttggaaattgtttttaaaattatttatttgatatccCCTGTCAGCGTCGTCGACGCCGCTCCTCTCCCATTTCTCCGTTCTTATTTATTATCAAGAATTATCAAatggataaaataaattttaaaatctaaataagTCATTTTCTTTTCCACAGTGCCCACACTTTTACCAACAATTGCAAGGGTACCACCATCTATCTTTTTTTAAActacatattaatttaaaaaatgtacccctattttttttaaagtattgccatagaattttaaaaacaacagccattttaaattaaaagaagtgaaaataaaataaaataataataataaaaaaatagtaatgctaaatataattataaagtacATAAGTGTTtcataatcgttttgaaaaaaataaaatctattattaaaaattaatttttttatatagatcttacgtttacttatttttttttaaataattgcatTGTATTTGTATACTtcatgattataaatatcatttttcataataagAGTATGAACATGTCATGGTTGTgggcttttcttttttctttttcaaattttctttgtcagttttaaatttttaatgaagGTTTTTTtgacaacttttttaaaataggaGTACATTGCAATTTTGTAATGATTGAGGAGTGGGTTGTAAATTGAATGGTAATTTGAGgatattatttgtattttctCAACAAGATTTGTCTTCATAGgaagcatttttattttttatttataattgatAGTATGTATTTATTCTACAAAAGGAAATTGagatattttgatgatttttattcTATTCTAAATCGATAAAACGAATTGGGAGGACAAAGTTTcttatattagattattatatattacactATTGTCCTACTCAATGTGGTATTATTTATCTGTATGTGAGCATCTCTTATTtcacaaaatattgaaacaatttataaatatgagatgagatgagttaatatgaaagttgaataaaatataattataatatatatttttaatattattattattttataatttgaataaattaatttctttgttatatttatgtgaaaatttgtgaaagttataatgatgagatgatatgagttaAAAGTCCATTCTGATCCCAACCGAGTCAATTAATTTTGCTAATCACCCctttaattatcaaaatattttaatttacctCTTCATCAAGATTTGATCATAATACCcttgataaaaatgaaagaatacaAAATACTCACAAGGTAAAAGAAAACTTAAAACATTGAAAATCaataagaaaaactaaaaaacataagaaaataggaattaaaaaaataaaaaattaagaaaaactggaaaaatattttatttaaaaatactagtGTTTCTTCTaacatttgtttttaaaattaaatagggTGTTTTGCCTTTTTGAGAGTTTTTTgagtaattttatcattttaagagaataaaaagtACATATAATATTTCCATAATTTGAGAATGAATGACTgtcaaaattattaattttgctgattaatttgtaaattaaaccaaatatattttaagataaattttttttatagaataatgctatatacagctATCAgatatgtaaattttgaaaaaaaaaataaaatttattattaaaaaatagatatttttttgtcttgaattgtataaatttatttattttatatatattaaatagacGTAAAATACAGAGAGTAAAGCTCAAAAGGAAAGGATAACTTTATATGTTTGGACCATAGTTTACTTACCGCCTTAGCATTTTGAGTTTGTAAAGGTTCAGACACGGACAGACAGACAAGTGACAACCTTTGTTCATAGTTGACGATGTCCGAGTTGTCACTAAAGTTCCGTAATTAAAGCCAAATGTCGAGGGTAGTCCCGGAATCTCATCAAGTCTCTGAAcgttttaattttcttgattaaCAAGCTTGATTTTTTTGTAAGACCAGAAAGCCATAGGAGGCGTGGGAGGGAACAAAGAAACCAAGAACAAGAAAGAACACTTCTTCTGCCAGAGCAGAGGAGGAGAGGCTTAAATCTCTTTTTCAGAAAAATCTGGGCTTTAAGCTTCGCATTCTTATcgttatcattattattattttttcatgttcaTATAGGattttttgaattcttttttattgttggaaaCGTATATCATTTCAAGTTGTACTAAAAGAAAAGTGAAAGAAGTTGAAGAATTCTGGTTGCTGAATTGAATGAACGTTGTTGAAGGAAGTGGGAGTAGATCCACAAGCAACCCGAGTTTCTGATCTGATCGTTCTCTGTGAAAAtggtattttttctgatatattTGGGCTTTTCCTTTATGTTTCAAGTTCTGCgttttaatagttatatatgaTTACTTGCTCAATAAAAACTGTTGATAAAATTGTGGTCAGTATTGGCTTAGGATCTTGATGACTGATCTGTGCTTAAGTTGAAGCTGATGTGGATTTATGAATGTTTTCCTGCGTactttttagttttgatttatttatctcGTTCTGTTTTGATTAGATTCAGATTTGTTTTTCCGTTTTGGTGGTgcttattttgatttgatttcctTAGCAGCAGCTAACTAGTCCAACTTGGGTCTTTACTAAGTCGGCGGCGATCTTATAACGTAGATGGCAAAAAGAAAGCAGGATTTGGTTTAAGAATATTACGATTGATAAGAATTTGAAGTTTTATGACTCAATTTGACAATGTGTTTCGTATTGATAATCTCTAGGGCTTTGTGCTGATAGATCCTCAAAGTTGGCTAGCAAGGATGATGCAATCTATTTATGACCATGCTAAATCAGTCAATGAATAACAATTAAGTCGTGTTTGGTTGCATGTAATTTGAGCACTCCCTCCAACTTTATGATTTGGTTGCTTTCCATACTGatggatttgattttcataCTAAGAGTACCCCAAATTCTCCCATTTCAGTCAATATTTCGTAAAATTCTTAGATTATGTTTATTCTGTGCATCCGGGTACAGTTTCACTCTTACCAAATTAGTACTGAAAATCCTTAACCTCAGTCACTACTCTTTGAGAAGCTCAATGGTAGGTTCAAAATATGAAAGGAGTATTTTGTCCTACTTATCATACAACCCAATTAATCCAGTGGATTTCTGTATAACTTATTTTTGTATCCCATTGATATTGCTTACATGCATTCTTTATCGCTGAAGCATTCCTCACTTgtgtttttatgtattttactgCTGCATGGGTTGGGGCCTTGTGGATAATTTTTGGTTTAGTTTTTCATATTAGATTCATGACAAATAGCCTGTTTTTCCCATTATTGAGGATTTGTTAATTATATATGCAAGATTGATTTGTTTTTATCCATATAACAACGTTTGTACTGTATGCGTTCGGGCTGTGTCAATTTTCTGCTTAATTACTGAATTTTACATTACTACGTTTTGGTCACCACCAATCTTCATCGTGAGCAACTCTTGATAAGATACCATATTCTGAACAATGCTGCGTTAAATTGAGGCATTTATATTGGACTTAGGGGACTCCACTTTGTTTTGAATGGTATGTAAAATGGTGGCTGGCAATCTGAATATCTCTGTGAAAAAGAGAATCATACTAAAGAAAACTTGTAAAACTGGACAGAACTAGGATTCACAGTTCTCACCTCATACATTTGCTTAACTTACGGTTCTTGCCTTATACACTTGACGATGTATAGTAGGTAGGCAAGTTGGATAATTTGCTCTTGATCAATTTGCTTCTACCACCCTTTAACAAGTACAATTGTTTCCAAACTGCCAAGCACTGTTCCATATTCTCAATTACACCATCCCAAATAGCTTGGGTTTTGAAGGGAGCTCCCAAGGGGAAGGTGAAGTTCCTACATCCAAGAAAGTATAACTAGCTATATTCTTTTCCCTACCAACCGGAAGCCATTCAGACTTGtccaaattcatcttcaaagcAGAAATTTCTTTAAAGCATAGGAATAAACGGCACAAGTGTCGGAgatgaacttatcaaaaaaaaaagtgtcggAGATGAGCCCCAATCCATTCCTTG
This is a stretch of genomic DNA from Carya illinoinensis cultivar Pawnee chromosome 3, C.illinoinensisPawnee_v1, whole genome shotgun sequence. It encodes these proteins:
- the LOC122305417 gene encoding probable mitochondrial import inner membrane translocase subunit TIM21 isoform X2, with protein sequence MGLWRNKQLDGVRLLSEMRFWNYAQSRSVSHAMRPLQTDEAHRLGDKANQSLVLLKSGCARQHTLHTNHTIKDILRANGIPALSDCISRYPFQFKETYGTNTMTPFFTRSFSSKASERPRQTGSNKQSGQTGSESKKEISTVEDPFDAPTYNIPQKPVTFVEGASYTAIILAGLGVAAAAGYAVFKELIFQPKEYKVFNKALKRIQDDSQVRVRIGSPITGYGQESRNRAARQRIPNKIWIDEDGVEHVEVNFYIRGPHGAGKVYCEMFKDQADKQWKYTYLIVEIKSPSPSQMILESYMPAYNVDNK
- the LOC122305417 gene encoding probable mitochondrial import inner membrane translocase subunit TIM21 isoform X1 — translated: MGACKYMSGLWRNKQLDGVRLLSEMRFWNYAQSRSVSHAMRPLQTDEAHRLGDKANQSLVLLKSGCARQHTLHTNHTIKDILRANGIPALSDCISRYPFQFKETYGTNTMTPFFTRSFSSKASERPRQTGSNKQSGQTGSESKKEISTVEDPFDAPTYNIPQKPVTFVEGASYTAIILAGLGVAAAAGYAVFKELIFQPKEYKVFNKALKRIQDDSQVRVRIGSPITGYGQESRNRAARQRIPNKIWIDEDGVEHVEVNFYIRGPHGAGKVYCEMFKDQADKQWKYTYLIVEIKSPSPSQMILESYMPAYNVDNK